A stretch of DNA from Desulfomicrobium macestii:
GTCAGGGATGCCGATCTTGCCGATGTCATGGAGCATCCCGGCTATATGCAGCCGGTCCAGTTCCTTGCTGCCGAGCCCCAGCGTGCGCCCCAGGCGGCAGGCATACTCGGCCACGCGCTCGGAGTGTCCACGGGTGTAATAATCCTTGAGCTCCACGGCCTGGGCGAAGGAGCGGATCACATCCTGGTTCATGGTCCGCAGACGCGAATAGAGATGGGAGTTCTGCAGGGCCGAAGCGGTATGCGAGGCGAAAACGCCCAGCAGTTGCAGATCCTGTTCGCAATAGAGCTGGTTTTCCCTGTCACGGACCAACGTGATGACCCCAATGCGCTTCTGCGGCAGATCCAGCGGCACGGCCATGATCGAATAGGGAAATCCGCCCGGGAACAGGGACGAATTGAAGGAAGATTGCTGCAGGGTGAGCTGGTCAAGGAGATAGGACTTGCCCTGGCGCAGAATCCGCTCGCACAGCCTGGTCACGAAAAAGCGCAAGACCTCGTTGTTTTCGAGCAGGCTGCCTTGCATGAGGTTCGGGCCGCGCTCCAGCATTTCCGGCAGAAGCAGGCAGATCGCGTCGGGGGAGAAATTTTCGCGCAGATGGATCAGGAACTCCTCGACCACGGCCACATGATTGAGCTGGGCGCCGAGCCGCTTGCTCAGACCCAGCATGCGCACCACGGCGGAAAGCTTCTCCTGCTCCTGACGGCTCCGGCGCTGTTCGAGAATGGAGCGCACCCGCAAAAGCAGATGCTTGATGTCGAAAGGCTTGGCGATGTAGTCCGCCGCGCCGTTCTTCATGATGTCCACAGCGGTTTCCGTGGTCCCGTAGCCGGTCATGACCAGAAAATCCACGTCAAGCTGGTGCTTGCGTATCTGGCTCAAGAGATCCTGACCGTTCATGTCGGGCATGCGCAAATCGCTGATGACCAGATCAAAGGCGCCCGTCCCGAGCTTTCCCAGAGCGTCCTGCCCGTTGGTGGCCAAGGTCACGTCATAGCCGACGCCGGAAAGTGCTTCTTCGCAGATTTCCCTGAGCGCAGGTTCGTCATCCACCACCAGCACATGAAAAGCTGTAGTCATTTTCTCACCCCTCCGGAAAGATCGCAGGAACGCGCAGGATCATTCGGAGTTCGTAAATATTTGTGTACTCGCCCTTTTTAGTGAAAAAACAAAACTCTGACAACACGATGAAAAACAAAAATAATCCTTGCCAACCAAAATCATCTTGGCTAGATAGCATTTCCTCAATCGGGATGTGGCTCAGGCTGGTAGAGCGCTGCGTTCGGGACGCAGAGACCGGAGGTTCAAATCCTCTCATCCCGACCAGATATTACAAGGAGTTAAGCCTAAAAACTTAACTCCTTTCTTCTTTTTAAAAGCATTCCCCCACCATATCCCCCACCTTGAAATAGCCCCACACTCCAACTGTCACATCTTCTCAGCGCCGTCTGACACGCCCATTCACCCCTCGCGCACAAAAGCGAAACGTCTGACAAGGTTCTTAATGGTCACACGCCAGACGATGTGTTAGGCCGCAGCCCATGAATCTGACCATAACCTTTGTCGCCTTCACCGCAGGGGCTGTCGTGGCCGCTGTCGGCCTCAAAATGCGCCTTTCTCAGCGACCTACGGTCTGTCCATCGTGCAAAGCCAGACATGGTTATTCCGCGTCCACCTGCACTGTCTGCGGCGCGGTCATGAACTCCGCCAAATAGAAACCCCGCCCTTCTAATTCAAATGACCAGAACAGGCCACCTTGGGGTAATCTTGCGGTGATCGTGCCGTGACATTGTTGCAATCTTGTTGTCTCGATGCGACCTTGACTTAGTTTGCTCCGACTTTTTTCAA
This window harbors:
- a CDS encoding HD domain-containing phosphohydrolase; translated protein: MTTAFHVLVVDDEPALREICEEALSGVGYDVTLATNGQDALGKLGTGAFDLVISDLRMPDMNGQDLLSQIRKHQLDVDFLVMTGYGTTETAVDIMKNGAADYIAKPFDIKHLLLRVRSILEQRRSRQEQEKLSAVVRMLGLSKRLGAQLNHVAVVEEFLIHLRENFSPDAICLLLPEMLERGPNLMQGSLLENNEVLRFFVTRLCERILRQGKSYLLDQLTLQQSSFNSSLFPGGFPYSIMAVPLDLPQKRIGVITLVRDRENQLYCEQDLQLLGVFASHTASALQNSHLYSRLRTMNQDVIRSFAQAVELKDYYTRGHSERVAEYACRLGRTLGLGSKELDRLHIAGMLHDIGKIGIPDHILNKPGALTDDEYENMKRHSSMGREILGQVGAMNDVTEIIYHHHERMDGQGYPDGLMGDAVPFMARIICLVDSYEAMTSNRAYRQSLPLSKVMYALDRGAGTQWDKDLTATWMSIVEQEQPGFPRQ